GCCCTCACCGCGGAGGGCCTCTTCGCCCCCGCGCGGAAGAAACCGCTGCCCTTCCTGCCGCAGCTCGTCGGTCTGGTGTGCGGGCGGGCGTCCGCCGCCGAACGGGACGTCCTGGAGAACGCCCGGCACCGCTGGCCCGCCGTCCGCTTCGAGGTGCGCAACGTCGCCGTCCAGGGTGTGCACGCGGTGACGCAGGTCGTCCAGGCGGTGAAGGAGCTGGACGCCTTGGACGAGGTCGACGTGATCATCGTCGCGCGGGGCGGTGGCAGCGTGGAGGATCTGCTGCCGTTCTCCGACGAGCAGCTGGTCCGGGCGGTCGCGGCCTGCCGTACGCCGGTCGTGTCGGCGATCGGGCACGAGCCGGACAATCCGCTGCTCGACCATGTGGCCGACCTGCGCGCCTCCACGCCGACCGACGCCGCGAAGAAGGTCGTACCGGACGTCGGCGAGGAACTGGAACGGGTGCGGATGCTGCGCGGGCGGGCGCGGCGTTGCGCCCAGGCGTTCCTGGAGCGGGAGGAGCGCGGGCTCGCCCACGCCCTCGCTCGGCCCGCGATACAGGATCCGCATCGGATGATCGACGAGCGGGCGGAGCACGTCTCCTCGCTCGTCGACCGCTCACGGCGCACACTCGGGCACCTCCTGGACCGTGCCGACTCGGAACTGACGCACACGCACGCGCGCGTGGTGGCGCTCTCGCCGGCCGCGACGCTGAAGCGGGGGTACGCGGTGCTCCAGAAGGCCGACGGGCATGTGATCCGGGACCCGGCCGAGGTGACGGCGGACGAGATGTTGCGCGCACGGGTCGCCGAGGGTGAGTTCACCGTTCGGGCGGGCGGCGCCGGCGGACAGGACGGCGCCGACGCGTAGCACGCGTCGGCAACCAGACAACGACGGGACGAGACCACCGGGAATGGACGCATGACGAGCAAGACGGACGAGACCCTCGGGTACGAGCAGGCCCGCGACGAGCTGATCGAGGTCGTACGGCGCCTGGAGGCGGGGGGCACGACGCTGGAGGAGTCCCTCGCCCTCTGGGAGCGCGGCGAGGAGCTGGCCAAGGTGTGCCGGCGCTGGCTGGAGGGAGCACGGGCGCGGCTGGACGCGGCGCTGGCCGAGGAGGAGGAAGCGGACGGCGAGGAGTGACCCCGGCCGGGGTCGCGGTGGAGGGCGTCGCCCGGCCGGGGTCGCGGTGGAGGGCGTCGCCCGGCCGGGGCGGCGGTGAAGGTGGCCGGTCGGCTCCGCCGGTGTGAAGCGGATCACCCACCCCGGATTATTGTTGAACTTTGAACCTTCCATCGCGTACCGTCGGCGTCGTCAGCCGATCCGGACCGCGGTCCGGTACCGGAACCGGACGCCACCCCGAGGAAGATCACGCATGTCTCTCGCTCTTGACCCCACCGCCCAGGACCTGCTGTTCCGCGAGGCCCACACCGCGAACACCTTCACCGACGAGCCGGTGACCGACGAGCAGGTCCAGGCGATCTACGACCTGGTCAAGTACGGGCCGACGGCGTTCAACCAGACCCCGCTGCGCATCACCCTGGTCCGTTCCGCCGAGGCCCGCGAGCGCCTGGTGCAGCACATGGCCGAGGGCAACCAGGCCAAGACCGCCACTGCCCCGCTCGTCGCGATCCTCTCCGCGGACAACGAGTTCCACGAGGAGCTGCCGACCCTGTTCCCGGCCTTCCCGCAGGCCAAGGACCTCTTCTTCGGCGAGCGCCCGGCCCGCGAGGGCGCCGCCGCGCTGAACGCCGCCCTCCAGGCCGCCTACTTCATCATCGGCGTCCGCGCCGCCGGTCTGGCCGCCGGACCGATGACGGGTGTGGACCTCGAGGGTGTCCGCAAGGAGTTCCTGGACGACGACCACACCCCCCTCATGATCGTCAACATCGGCAGGCCGGGCGAGGGCGCCTCCTACCCGCGCTCCCCGCGCCTGGCGTACGACGAGGTCGTCACCACCGTCTGAGGATGCTGAACGCGAAGGGGCCCCGGCACATGTGCCGGGGCCCCTTCGCACGATCAGAGGGGGTCGCCCTCCGCAGGGCTCTGGGCGCCCCCTCCAGAGGGCTCAGGTCGCCCTCAGCGGGCGCTCACGCCAGCTCAAGCGCCCCGGCCATCATCGACAACTGGGCGAAGCCGCCCGTGCCCGCCACCACGGTGGTGGAACCCGCCGCGCCCTTGAGGACGAGCGCGTCGTAGCGGCCGCCCGTGTAGCGGACCCAGGTACGGCCGGCGATCTGCTCGGTGACCTTGGTCGCCGTCGAGCCCTGACTGGCCTCCTCGACGAACTTCGAGGGCTGCTGAGTGGACTGCTCGATGGTCACGTACTCCCCGTCGGGAGCGTGGAACCCGAGGTGCCAGGCGTCGAAGTCGTCGCCCTTGAAGCGCACCGAGGTCGCCTTCCAGGTGTCGGGCAGGCCCTCGGGCGCGGCCACCGGGTACGTGGCGGCGCGCCGCGCCGTGAGGAGCTCCACGCGGTAGTCGACCTGCCGGACGTCCGGCGGGCGGTCGTCGTGCGGGACGAAGAGGTATATGACCCACGCCGCGATCATGATCACCCCGAGCGAGAGGATCATGTCCCGGGCCGTCTTCTGCTTGCCGTTCGAACCTGCCACGCCCCCTATCGTCGCAGGTGCCCGAGGCGCTCATCCGTGGGGTCCCCTGCTCATTTTGTCGGACTGACGATAGAGTCGGGTTCGAACCCTCATCCGGCCGTCGTCGTATCAGTCAGAAAGGTGCGCTCCGATGACCGAGCATCATCACTTGCCGTCCGAACTCGATGTGCCCTCCGAGGCCCCCGACCGCAACCTCGCCCTGGAACTCGTCCGGGTGACCGAAGCCGCCGCCATGGCCGCGGGCCGCTGGGTGGGTCGCGGCGACAAGAACGGCGCCGACGGCGCCGCGGTGCGCGCCATGCGGACCCTCGTCTCCACCGTGTCGATGAACGGTGTGGTCGTCATCGGCGAGGGCGAGAAGGACGAGGCCCCGATGCTCTTCAACGGCGAGCGCGTCGGTGACGGGACCGGGCCCGAGGTCGACATCGCCGTCGACCCCATCGACGGCACCACGCTGACGGCCAAGGGCATGCCGAACGCGATCGCCGTCCTCGCGGCCACCGAGCGGGGCGCGATGTTCGACCCGTCCGCCGTGTTCTACATGGACAAACTGGTCACCGGCCCCGAGGCCGCCGACTTCGTCGACATCGACGCGCCCGTGGCCGTGAACATCCGGCGGGTCGCCAAGGCCAAGCGGGCCACGCCCGAGGACGTCACGGTCGTCATCCTGGACCGCCCGCGGCACGAGGGCATCATCGAGGAGATCCGGGAGACCGGGGCGCGCATCAAGCTGATCTCCGACGGCGATGTGGCCGGCTCGATCCTGGCCCTGCGCGAGGGCACCGGCGTCGACCTGCTGCTCGGCATCGGCGGCACCCCGGAGGGCATCATCTCGGCCTGCGCCGTGAAGTGCCTGGGCGGGGTCATCCAGGGCAAGCTGTGGCCGAAGGACGCCGAGGAGCGGCAGCGCGCCCTGGACGCGGGGCACGACCTCGACCGCGTGCTGACCACCGAGGACCTGGTGACCGGCGAGAACGTCTTCTTCGTCGCGACCGGCATCACCGACGGCGAGCTGCTGCGGGGCGTCCGGTACCGGTCGGAGACCGCGACCACCGACTCGATCGTCATGCGGTCCAAGTCCGGGACGGTCCGGCGGATCGACTCCGAGCACCGCCTGAGCAAGCTGCGGGCCTACAGCGCGGTCGACTTCGACCGGGCCAAGTAGGGCGCGGGACGCACGGCGTGAGAGGGGCACCCCCGGTGCGGTGGGGGTGCCCCTTTCACGTGCCCGGGGGCTTTCGGGTGCCCCGAGGGTCTTCCGTACGTGCTCAGCCGGCCGCCGCTATGCGTCCTGTCGTCTGCGCCTTCTTCAGTTCCACGTCACGGCGACGGCGCCGGGCCAGGGCCACTCGGCGCTCGGCGGCCGTGAGACCGCCCCAGACGCCGTAGGGCTCGGGTTGCAGGAGCGCGTGCTCGCGGCACTCCACCATGACGGGACAGCGCGCACAGACCCGTTTCGCGGCTTCCTCGCGGGAGAGCCGGGCGGCCGTGGGCTCCTTGGAAGGGGCGAAGAACAGGCCCGCCTCGTCGCGCCGGCACACCGCCTCGGTATGCCAGGGGGCGTCTTGGTCCCTGTCGCGCGCTGGTACCCGCTGGGCCGGAACAGCGGCGACCTGCAGGGACGAATGCGGCGGTTGCAGCACGGGTCTACTCCTGACGACGGCTTCGCGAGCGAGAGACGATGCAGCAGGCCTACCCGCTGTGCGCGCGCCTATGCACTGAGTCCCCGACCCGCCGCGCCCCCGCGCGGCCTCCCGGCCGGTTCGGCACCCCCGGCGGCGAACCCGCGGCCGTCAGCGGTCCAGGTGTTTGCGCAGACTCCTGTCGACCTTGTGCTGCACCCGGTCGAGAATGTCCGCGACGAGCTTGCCCCGCTTCGGCCGGCCCTCGATGTTGCCCAGCACCGCCCAGCCGTCGACGTAGACCACCGGGGCGTCGGGCTGCGGGGAGTCCAGCGAGTCCACCTCGAAGTTGCCGAGGACCGCGCCGCCGGTGCCGCGCAGCGAGACGTTCTCCGGGACGCGGACCTCGACGTTGCCGAAGACCGAGATCGCCTTGATCACCACCTGCTGGTACTCGAAGAGGGCCTCGGTGAGGTCGATCTCGACGGTGCCGAAGACCGCGTAGGCGTGGATACGGCGGCCCGCGCGCCAGCGCCCCCGGCGGACCGCGCTGCTGAAGACCGCCACCACGTTGTCGTCGGGGTCGGCGGGAATCGCACCGGCGGTGGGCCGGCTGGGGGCGGAGGCCGGGGCCGCGCGGCGCTCGTGCGCGGCGGGCAGGTCCCGGACGAACGTCTCCAGCTCGCCGACCGTCTTGGCGGCCAGGACGCCCTCGACGCGCTCGGCGTGCTCGTCGGCGGTCAGCCGGCCCTCCGCGAGGGCCTCGCGGAGCATGTCGGCGATACGGTCACGATCGGCGTCCGAGGCGCGCAACTCGGCGGCCGGCGCGGGTGCGGCGCTCTGCTTGTGAAGGTCCACAGGAGCAGCGTACCCACACACGATAGATCGCGATACCCCCGGCCGGGCGAGGACGGCCGCGGTCGGGCCGGGCGAGGCCGCCGCGCTCCGGGCGGCGAACTGAGCCTTACCTCACAAGCTCGCCGTCGGCGGCAGGTTCTACGCTGGTGGGCGCCCGCCAACGGAGGCGGTCGCCGTCTGTCGAGTGAGGAATGGGCACCGATGCCTGAGTTCGCGTACACCGATCTGCTCCCCATGGGAGAGGACACCACCCCCTACCGGCTGGTGACCGCCGAGGGTGTCTCCACCTTCGAGGCCGACGGGCGGACGTTCCTCAAGGTGGAGCCGGAGGCGCTGCGCACGCTCGCCGCCGAGGCGATCCACGACATCCAGCACTACCTGCGTCCCGCCCATCTCGCGCAGCTGCGACGCATCATCGACGACCCCGAGGCGTCGGCCAACGACAAGTTCGTCGCGCTGGACCTGCTGAAGAACGCCAACATCGCGGCAGCCGGCGTCCTCCCCATGTGCCAGGACACCGGCACGGCGATCGTCATGGGCAAGCGCGGACAGAACGTGCTCACCGAGGGCGGCGACGAGGCGGCCCTGAGCCGCGGCATCTACGACGCGTACCTCAACCTCAACCTGCGCTACTCGCAGATGGCCCCGCTGACCATGTGGGACGAGAAGAACACCGGCTCCAACCTCCCGGCCCAGATCGAGCTGTACGCGGCCGACGGCGGCGCCTACAAGTTCCTGTTCATGGCCAAGGGCGGCGGCTCGGCCAACAAGAGCTTCCTCTACCAGGAGACGAAGGCCGTCCTGAACGAGGCCTCCATGATGAAGTTCCTGGAGGAGAAGATCCGCTCGCTCGGCACGGCCGCCTGCCCGCCGTACCACCTGGCGATCGTCGTCGGCGGCACGTCTGCCGAGTACGCGCTGAAGACCGCGAAGTACGCCTCCGCGCACTACCTCGACGAGATCCCGGCCGAGGGATCCGAACTGGGCCACGGCTTCCGGGACAAGGAGCTGGAGGAGAAGGTCTTCGAGCTGACGCAGAAGATCGGCATCGGCGCGCAGTTCGGCGGCAAGTACTTCTGCCACGACGTGCGCGTGGTGCGTCTCCCGCGGCACGGCGCGTCCTGCCCCGTCGCCATCGCCGTCTCCTGCTCCGCCGACCGGCAGGCCGTCGCGAAGATCACCGCCGAGGGCGTGTTCCTGGAGCAGCTCGAGACCGACCCGGCGCGCTTCCTGCCGGAGACCACGGACGAGCACCTCGACGAGTCGTCCGACGTCGTCCGGATCGACCTGAACCAGCCGATGGACGAGATCCTCGCCGAGCTGACGAAGTACCCGGTCAAGACCCGGCTGTCGCTCACCGGCCCGCTGGTCGTGGCCCGTGACATCGCCCACGCCAAGATCAAGGAACGCCTCGACGCGGGCGAGGAGATGCCGCAGTACCTGAAGGACCACCCGGTGTACTACGCGGGCCCGGCCAAGACGCCCGAGGGCTACGCGTCCGGCTCCTTCGGCCCGACGACGGCCGGTCGCATGGACTCCTACGTCGAGCAGTTCCAGGCCGCCGGCGGCTCCAGGGTCATGCTCGCCAAGGGCAACCGCAGCAAGCAGGTCACGGACGCGTGCGGCACGCACGGCGGTTTCTACCTCGGCTCGATCGGCGGTCCGGCCGCGCGGCTCGCGCAGGACTGCATCAAGAAGGTCGAGGTCGTCGAGTACGAGGAGCTCGGCATGGAGGCCGTCTGGAAGATCGAGGTCGAGGACTTCCCGGCGTTCGTCGTCGTCGACGACAAGGGCAACGACTTCTTCCAGGATCCGGCGCCCGCACCGACGTTCACGTCGATCCCGGTACGGGGACCCGGGCTGGTCTAGGGCCTGCGGGCGGCGGGGGTGCGGTTCTCGCCCCCGCCGCCCCGCCCGTCCCCTCCCGCCGGGGCTCCGCCCCTGCGAGCCCGCCACCGCCCCTCCGCCGGACGGGTCGGCGCGCGGAACATCCGGGCCGTCCCGATCGCTGTACGGGACATGAGCGAATACCGGATCGAGCACGACTCCATGGGCGAGGTACGCGTCCCGGCGGATGCCAAGTGGCGGGCGCAGACGCAGCGGGCCGTCGAGAACTTCCCCGTCTCGGGGCAGCGCATCGAGCGTGCGCACATCGAGGCGCTGGCGCGGATCAAGGGCGCCGCCGCGAAGGTGAACGCGCGGCTCGGGGTGGTCGACAAGGACATCGCCGACGCCATCCAGGAAGCGGCCGCAGAGGTCGCCGAGGGCCGGTGGGACGAGCACTTCCCCGTCGACGTGTTCCAGACCGGGTCCGGGACCTCGTCGAACATGAACACCAACGAAGTGGTCGCCACCCTCGCCTCCGAGCGCCTGGGCCGGGCCGTGCACCCCAACGACCACGTCAACGCCTCCCAGTCCTCCAACGACGTCTTCCCCTCGTCCCTGCACATCGCGGCCACCGCCGCCGTCACCCGCGATCTGATCCCGGCCCTGGAGCATCTGGCGGCGGCGCTGGAGCGCAAGTCCGAGGAGTTCGCCGACGTGGTGAAGGCGGGGCGGACGCATCTGATGGACGCCACGCCCGTGACGCTCGGCCAGGAGTTCGGCGGGTACGCCGCCCAGGTGCGGTACGGCGTGGAGCGGCTCAACTCCTCGCTCCCCCGGCTCGCCGAGCTGCCGCTGGGCGGCACCGCGGTCGGTACCGGCATCAACACTCCCCCCGGCTTCTCCGCCGCCGTCATCGAGGAGGTCGCCCGGGCCACCGGGCTGCCGCTGACCGAGGCGCGCGACCACTTCGAGGCGCAGGGCGCGCGGGACGGGGTCGTCGAGACCAGCGGTCAGCTGCGGACCATCGCCGTGGGGCTCACGAAGATCGCCAACGATCTGCGGTGGATGGCCTCGGGGCCGCGTACGGGCCTCGCCGAGATCAGCCTCCCCGACCTCCAGCCCGGGTCGTCGATCATGCCGGGCAAGGTCAACCCGGTGATCCCGGAGGCCGTGCTGATGGTCGCGGCGCAGGTCGTGGGGAACGACGCGACCGTCGCCACGGCGGGCGCCGCGGGCAACTTCGAGCTCAACGTCATGCTGCCGGTGATCGCCAAGAACGTGCTGGAGTCGGTGCGGCTGCTCGCCAACGTGTCCCGGCTGCTCGCCGACCGGACCGTCGACGGGATCGTCGCGCACCGGGAGCGCGCCCGTGAGTACGCCGAGTCCTCCCCGTCCGTGGTCACGCCGCTGAACAAGTACATCGGGTACGAGGAGGCCGCGAAGGTCGCCAAGAAGGCGCTGGCGCAGCGGAGCACGATCCGTCAGGTGGTGCTGGACGGCGGGTACGTGGAGCGGGGCGATCTGACGGTCGAACAGCTCGACGAGGCCCTGGATGTCCTGAGGATGACGCACCCGTAAACCCTTGCCCCGATTCACGCCCCCGGCGCGAGAACCGTGACGCGCGCCGCAGCGTCGTATGGCCATGGCACCTAATATCTGTGCATGGCAGACGGTGAAGTGGTGAGACGCGTGGGAACCGGTGGTGCGGCGGCCTTCTGGGAGCCGGGGAGCCGGATCCTGTGGCGCTACCGGGAGAACGGCGGGGCGCGTTTCCACATCGCCCGGCCGGTCACCGTCGTGCGGGACGACGAGGAACTGCTCGCCGTGTGGCTGGCCCCGGGCACGGAGTGCGTCAAGCCGGTGCTCGCGGACGGCACCCCGTTGCACCAGGAGCCGCTGCGCACCCGGTACACCAAGCCGCGTACCGTTCAGCTCGGCCGCTGGCTCGGCGCCGGTGTGCTGAAGGTGGTCCGGCCCGGCGAGCCGTGGTCGGTGTGGCTGTTCTGGGACCAGGGCTGGCAGTTCAAGAACTGGTACGTCAACCTGGAGCAGCCGCTGGCCCGTTGGGACGGCGGGGTGGACTCCGAGGACCACTTTCTTGACCTCTGCGTCTACCCGGACCGCAGTTGGGACGTGCGCGACGAGGACGAGTTCGCGCAGGCCCAGCAGGACGGGCTGATGGACGCGGCGGTCGCCGAGCAGGTGCGGGAGGCGGGTCGCAGGGCGGTGGAGGTGATCCGGGCGTGGGGGCCTCCGTTCAACGAGGGCTGGCAGCACTGGCGCCCGGATCCGTCCTGGGCCGTACCGTTGCTGCCGGAGGACTGGGACCGTACGCCCGCGCACATGTCCACATGAGACCCTTGATGCGCCCCCGGGCAACAAACGTAGGATCGTCCTCCGCAAGGCACGCTGGCAGTAACTCCCGGAGCGGATGCCGGGTCTGACCGAACGTCACCGAGGGGCGGCAGGACGTGAGCGAGGGGTACGACGGCACGACCAGCGGGGCGCTCGACGTCGGCCCCCAGGGCCGCTTGCGGTCCACCGGTGACACAGGAACAACCTCTGACCACGCGGGAATTCCGTTCCGGGGGCATGTATTCCGGGTATCGGGTTTCCTGCGGGACCAACTGCGCGCGCGGCGTGCAGCCCCGGACGGACGGATTCGACACGCGTGACGGAGCAGCCCACCTCCTACGAACGCCCCCAGGGCGTCGACCCCACGGACCCCCGTGGGGCACTGCTGCATACCCAGGCGCCGGCGCCGGGCCCGTCCGCCCCACCGCCCGATGCCTCGGGTACGACGACGTGCGGCAAGGGCGGAAAGGGTGGCATGGGCGGCCAGGGAGCCACGGGAATGGACGCGGCCGGTTCGGAGGCGGGTTCGGACACCGAGCACTCCCAGCCGTCGGCGTCCGACGAGGCGCTGGGGACACCTCCGGCGCGGGCGAAGCCGGACGACGCGGATCACCGGCCGCGCCCCGCACCCGAGTCCATCCCGGCCCAGCCGGGCACCGACACGCGTGCGGAGCGGGGGCCCGACGGGCAGGACCGGCGCGGTGCGGGGGTGGTGACGCCCGGCAGGCCCACGCCTATGCGGCGCGACGGCGACCGGTTGCGCTTCGTCGGGGCCGCGACCCGGCGGATCGCCCGCGGGCTGGACCTCGACGAGATCGTGATGGGGCTGTGCCGGGCCACCGTGCCGACCTTCTCCGACGCGATCCTCGTCTATCTGCGCGATCCGCTGCCCGTGGGCGACGAGAGGCCGGCGGCGGACCGCATCATGCTGCGGCTGCGGCGCACCGACCGCATCCCGGAGGAACGGGACACCGAGACCGGCTTCGCGGCGCTGGCGCTGCCGCCCCCGGAGCCGGCGGAGCTGACCGCCGAGTTGTCGGCGTCGGTCGGGGACATGTGCGAGGTGCGGCCGGGCGGGGCGCTCGCCGAGGTGCTGCGCGGGGTGCGTCCGGTGTTCGCCGACCATCCGGCCGCTCGGGCCGCGCTGCCCGAACTGCTGGGCGAGGACAGCACGTTGGCCATTCCGGGCGGCCAGCGGGCCGTCCTGGCCCCGTTGCGCGGCCGACGCCGGGTGATCGGCGCGGCGGTGTTCCTGCGCCGTCCGGAACGCATCCCGTTCGAGAACGACGATCTGCTGGTGGCCGCCCAGCTCGCCACGCACAGCGCCCTGGGCATCGACAAGGCGGTGCTGTACGACCGCGAGGCGTACATCGCCGACGAGTTGCAGCGGACCATGCTGCCGGAGACCCTGCCCCGTCCCACGGGCGTGCGGCTGGCGTCGCGGTATCTGCCCGCGGCCGAGACGGCGCGGGTGGGCGGCGACTGGTACGACGCCATCCCGCTGCCGGGCAGCCGGGTGGCGCTGGTGGTGGGCGATGTCATGGGGCACTCCATGACTTCCGCGGCCATCATGGGGCAGCTGCGGACTACGGCGCAGACCCTGGCCGGGCTCGACCTGCCCCCGCAGGAGGTCCTGCACCATCTCGACGAGCAGGCGCAGCGGCTGGGCACCGACCGGATGGCCACCTGCCTGTACGCGGTCTACGACCCGGTTGCGCACCGCATCACCATCGCCAACGCGGGTCATCCGCCGCCGGTGCTGCTGCATCTGGGCGGCCGGGCCGAGGTGCTGCGGGTGCCGCCGGGTGCGCCGATCGGCGTCGGCGGGGTCGACTTCGAGGCGGTGGAGCTCGACGCTCCGGCGGGCGCGACGCTGCTGCTGTACACCGACGGTCTGGTCGAGTCCCGGCTGCGTGACGTGGCGACGGGGATAGAGCAGCTGCGGGAGAAGCTGGCGGCGACCGCCCAGCTGACCGGGCCCGATCATCCGCCGCCGCTGGAAGCCCTGTGCGACGAGGTGCTCGACATGCTCGGTCCGGGCGACCGGGACGACGACATCGCGCTGCTGGCGGCCCGGTTCGACGGGATCGCGCCGAGCGACGTGGCCTACTGGCTGCTGGAGCCCGAGGACGCGGCTCCCGGCCGGGCCCGTAGGCTGGCCCGCCAGGCGTTGTCGCGCTGGGGGATGGAGGATCTGACCGACTCCGTGGAGTTGCTGGTCAGTGAGGTCGTCACCAACGCGGTGCGGTATGCCACGCGTCCGGTGAGTCTGCGGTTGCTGCGGACCGACGTGCTGCGCTGCGAGGTCGGGGACGACGTGCCGCAGCTGCCCCGGCTGCGGCAGGCCCGGGCGACCGACGAGGGTGGCCGTGGGCTGTATCTGGTCAACCGGCTGGCCCGGCGGTGGGGGGCGACCCGGCTGAGCACCGGCAAGGTGGTGTGGTTCGAGCTGAACCGGGGCTGAGCGGAGCGGACGAGCACGAGGAGAGGGCGCCCGGAGATCTCCGGGCGCCCTCTCCTGTGTGCGGTTGTCCGTCCCGGCCGGCGGCCGGTTACGGCCGCCGGCCCGGCCGTTTCCGGCTACTGGCCGAAGATCGGATTCC
This Streptomyces sp. NBC_00377 DNA region includes the following protein-coding sequences:
- a CDS encoding ATP-binding SpoIIE family protein phosphatase, with protein sequence MTEQPTSYERPQGVDPTDPRGALLHTQAPAPGPSAPPPDASGTTTCGKGGKGGMGGQGATGMDAAGSEAGSDTEHSQPSASDEALGTPPARAKPDDADHRPRPAPESIPAQPGTDTRAERGPDGQDRRGAGVVTPGRPTPMRRDGDRLRFVGAATRRIARGLDLDEIVMGLCRATVPTFSDAILVYLRDPLPVGDERPAADRIMLRLRRTDRIPEERDTETGFAALALPPPEPAELTAELSASVGDMCEVRPGGALAEVLRGVRPVFADHPAARAALPELLGEDSTLAIPGGQRAVLAPLRGRRRVIGAAVFLRRPERIPFENDDLLVAAQLATHSALGIDKAVLYDREAYIADELQRTMLPETLPRPTGVRLASRYLPAAETARVGGDWYDAIPLPGSRVALVVGDVMGHSMTSAAIMGQLRTTAQTLAGLDLPPQEVLHHLDEQAQRLGTDRMATCLYAVYDPVAHRITIANAGHPPPVLLHLGGRAEVLRVPPGAPIGVGGVDFEAVELDAPAGATLLLYTDGLVESRLRDVATGIEQLREKLAATAQLTGPDHPPPLEALCDEVLDMLGPGDRDDDIALLAARFDGIAPSDVAYWLLEPEDAAPGRARRLARQALSRWGMEDLTDSVELLVSEVVTNAVRYATRPVSLRLLRTDVLRCEVGDDVPQLPRLRQARATDEGGRGLYLVNRLARRWGATRLSTGKVVWFELNRG